In the genome of Polaribacter atrinae, one region contains:
- a CDS encoding acetyl-CoA hydrolase/transferase family protein: MNIPNKMTATEAVKLIKSNDRVLIQGGSATPQALIKAMVARAPELRNVELVHLHTEGACGYTAPELRESFHTNAFFIGGNVRKMVGDTVDYIPVFLSEIPSLFRQGYMDLDVVLVNVSPPDKHGFCSLGVSVDIVISGIEQGKKVIAQINSRMPRTFGDAQIHLKHFDACVVVEEEIYEMSFVEPSDLEKAIGKNIAEIIDDGATLQMGIGGIPNAVLTFLHNHKNLGIHTEMFSEGIVDLVKNGVVNGSKKKTNPYKIVSGFAMGTRRLYDFMDDNPEIEMNDIAYVNDTSVIRQNPKVTAINSAIEVDLTGQICADSIGQRMFSGVGGQMDFMRGAALSEGGKPICAITSTTGKGISKITPMLKVGAGVVTTRAHARFVATEYGIAELFGRNLKQRAQALRDIAHPDHREELDKAIFDRFGSSLMIK, from the coding sequence ATGAACATACCAAATAAAATGACAGCAACAGAAGCTGTTAAGTTAATCAAATCTAACGATAGAGTTTTAATTCAAGGAGGTTCTGCTACACCACAAGCTTTAATAAAAGCAATGGTTGCAAGAGCACCAGAATTAAGAAATGTTGAACTTGTACATTTACATACAGAAGGAGCTTGTGGTTATACCGCACCAGAATTAAGAGAAAGTTTTCATACCAATGCTTTTTTTATTGGGGGAAATGTTCGTAAAATGGTAGGGGACACTGTAGATTATATTCCTGTTTTTTTAAGTGAAATACCAAGTTTATTCCGTCAGGGTTATATGGATTTAGATGTGGTATTGGTAAATGTATCACCTCCAGACAAACATGGCTTTTGTTCTTTAGGAGTTTCAGTAGATATTGTTATTTCGGGTATTGAACAAGGTAAAAAAGTGATTGCTCAAATTAATTCGCGCATGCCACGTACTTTTGGAGATGCCCAAATACATTTAAAACATTTTGATGCATGTGTAGTAGTTGAAGAAGAAATCTACGAAATGAGTTTTGTAGAACCTTCTGATCTTGAAAAGGCAATAGGTAAAAACATTGCAGAAATTATTGATGATGGAGCAACCCTTCAAATGGGAATTGGTGGAATTCCAAATGCAGTTTTAACTTTTTTACACAACCACAAAAACTTAGGGATACACACAGAAATGTTTTCGGAAGGGATTGTAGATTTAGTTAAAAATGGTGTTGTAAACGGTTCTAAAAAGAAAACGAATCCGTATAAGATAGTTTCTGGTTTTGCAATGGGAACAAGGCGTTTATATGATTTTATGGATGATAATCCTGAAATTGAAATGAATGATATCGCTTACGTAAATGATACTTCTGTTATCCGTCAGAACCCAAAAGTTACCGCAATTAATTCTGCGATAGAAGTAGATTTAACAGGTCAAATTTGTGCCGATTCTATTGGTCAAAGAATGTTTTCTGGTGTTGGAGGGCAAATGGATTTTATGCGTGGTGCAGCTTTGTCTGAAGGCGGAAAACCAATTTGTGCAATTACATCAACCACAGGAAAAGGTATTTCTAAAATTACACCAATGTTAAAAGTTGGGGCAGGTGTAGTAACAACTCGTGCACATGCTAGGTTTGTTGCTACAGAATATGGTATCGCTGAATTATTTGGTAGAAACTTAAAACAACGTGCGCAAGCGCTAAGAGATATTGCACACCCAGATCATAGGGAAGAATTAGACAAAGCTATTTTTGATAGGTTTGGAAGTAGTTTAATGATAAAATAA
- a CDS encoding methylmalonyl-CoA mutase family protein, which translates to MSDKNKTLFSDFPSVTTEQWMERVTADLKGADFDRKLVWKNLTGINFQPCYNIENSITQLKNTGENSQSLVNYRSVAACCGKSGNDLALKAIEEGINGIIFQMITNVSVEELLNGIDLNSISVSFKLFNNAIPFTKDLVAFAKGKNLKGYIDTNLISGYVTTATFNESLVDVTAELINLTKDLPNFKAITISGTEYLDSGANQVQEIAYTLSSLVFLTEKLKEKGVSVQQIFDNLNFNLAIGLEYFVEIGKFRAFNNLLAEVAAKYQLANFSNTITAKTSIWSKSITDAETNLLRCTTEAMAAILGNVDGVLIDAYDKEFKSSSDFSSRIAGNIITILREESYFGKVSNPVDGAYYIEEVSSKIADKALELFKAIEADGGFYINFEKEIIQQQIAEIRLQKLKLISQRRTPMVGINKYPNLMEKVSANLLSTGIKENPKVLTPRRASLEIEAMRRVTEELVAETNVRPIVQLASYGNLTMRKARAAFAYDFIGVSGFDVHQEESFASAEVAARESAKSTSNVVVICSSDQDYDETAVEFVKAFRAIDTDKVLLLAGAPKNMDELTAAGLDGVVNMRTDVLVALSSIQKKVQKTFKSLEV; encoded by the coding sequence ATGAGCGATAAAAATAAAACACTTTTTTCTGATTTCCCTTCAGTTACTACTGAACAGTGGATGGAAAGAGTGACCGCAGATTTAAAAGGTGCTGATTTTGATAGAAAACTAGTGTGGAAAAACCTAACTGGTATCAATTTTCAGCCTTGTTATAATATTGAAAATTCAATTACACAGCTAAAAAATACAGGAGAAAATTCACAATCATTAGTAAACTATAGAAGTGTTGCTGCTTGTTGTGGTAAGTCTGGAAATGATTTGGCGTTAAAAGCAATTGAAGAAGGAATAAATGGCATCATTTTTCAAATGATAACCAATGTATCTGTAGAAGAACTCTTAAACGGAATAGATTTAAACAGCATCTCGGTTTCGTTTAAATTATTTAATAACGCTATTCCTTTTACCAAAGATTTAGTTGCTTTTGCAAAAGGTAAAAATTTAAAGGGATATATTGATACAAATCTAATTTCTGGCTATGTAACAACAGCAACTTTTAATGAAAGCCTTGTAGATGTTACAGCAGAACTGATAAATTTAACAAAAGATCTCCCTAACTTTAAAGCAATTACGATCTCAGGAACGGAGTATTTAGATAGTGGTGCAAATCAAGTGCAAGAAATAGCGTATACTTTAAGTTCTCTCGTTTTCTTAACGGAAAAATTGAAAGAAAAAGGAGTTTCTGTGCAGCAGATATTCGACAATCTAAATTTCAATTTAGCAATTGGATTAGAGTATTTTGTAGAAATCGGAAAATTTAGAGCATTCAATAATTTATTAGCTGAGGTTGCTGCCAAATATCAGCTTGCTAATTTCTCGAATACAATAACGGCTAAAACATCTATTTGGAGTAAATCAATTACAGATGCAGAAACTAATTTGTTACGTTGTACAACAGAAGCAATGGCGGCAATATTAGGAAATGTAGACGGAGTGTTAATAGATGCTTATGATAAAGAATTTAAAAGTTCTTCTGATTTTTCTAGCAGAATAGCAGGTAATATAATAACTATTTTAAGAGAGGAATCTTACTTTGGTAAAGTTTCAAACCCTGTAGATGGGGCTTATTATATAGAAGAAGTAAGTTCTAAAATTGCAGATAAAGCTTTAGAGTTGTTTAAAGCAATTGAAGCTGATGGTGGTTTTTATATCAATTTTGAAAAAGAAATTATTCAACAACAAATTGCTGAAATTCGCCTTCAAAAATTAAAATTAATTAGCCAACGTAGAACACCAATGGTTGGGATTAATAAGTACCCTAATTTAATGGAAAAAGTGTCAGCTAATTTACTTTCTACAGGAATTAAAGAGAACCCTAAGGTATTAACTCCAAGAAGGGCTTCTTTAGAAATTGAAGCAATGCGTAGGGTTACGGAAGAATTAGTCGCAGAAACAAATGTGCGACCAATTGTACAATTAGCAAGTTATGGAAATTTAACAATGCGTAAAGCGAGAGCTGCTTTTGCTTATGATTTTATAGGTGTAAGTGGTTTTGATGTGCATCAAGAAGAAAGTTTTGCAAGTGCAGAAGTTGCCGCTAGAGAAAGTGCTAAATCAACTTCTAATGTAGTTGTTATTTGTAGTTCTGATCAAGATTATGACGAAACTGCTGTTGAGTTTGTAAAAGCATTTAGAGCCATAGATACAGATAAAGTATTGTTACTAGCAGGTGCTCCAAAAAACATGGATGAATTAACGGCTGCTGGTTTAGATGGTGTTGTAAATATGAGGACAGATGTTCTTGTAGCACTTTCTAGCATTCAGAAAAAAGTTCAAAAAACCTTTAAATCTTTAGAAGTATGA
- a CDS encoding OadG family protein, protein MTNILLNTNPISEGYVILFTGLFIVFSSLVALALIFNYALPVMLYVYKIITKGKDKKISEIKVKGDSNFTGEISAVIGAAIHMYKNEQHDHESAILTIKQVKKTYSPWSSKIYGIQNRL, encoded by the coding sequence ATGACAAATATACTATTAAATACAAATCCAATTAGTGAAGGTTATGTGATCTTATTTACGGGGTTATTCATTGTTTTTAGCTCCTTAGTAGCGTTGGCTCTTATTTTTAATTACGCTCTTCCTGTGATGCTTTATGTATATAAAATAATCACCAAAGGAAAGGATAAAAAAATTAGTGAAATAAAGGTAAAAGGAGATAGTAATTTTACTGGTGAAATATCAGCAGTTATTGGAGCTGCCATACACATGTACAAGAATGAACAACATGACCATGAAAGTGCAATTTTAACAATTAAACAAGTTAAAAAAACATATTCACCTTGGAGTTCTAAAATTTACGGGATTCAAAATAGATTATAA
- a CDS encoding sodium ion-translocating decarboxylase subunit beta, with product MKKVILIFCVLSLLIFIRPVLGLSTDANPDSINDTTVTTTQVDKVTQVEGVFDDAFKGIKKFYSYTGFANTTSGNLIMIVIGITFIYLGIKFDYEPLLLIPIGTGVILGNIPFVAGNQTGIYETGSVLNYLYFGVVKGIYPPLIFLGIGAMTDFSSLIANPKLMLLGAAAQIGVFATFMGALYLGFNLPEAGAIGIIGGADGPTAIFLSSKLANGVNIMADGTTVKNLIGPIAIAAYSYMALVPVIQPPLMRLLISKEDRKIKMKPPRAVTQKEKMIFPVVALLLTLFISPSALPLLGMLFFGNLLKESGRTERLADTARTKLIDIVTILLGVTVGASTQADIFITKDSLLIFGLGAISFVIATCGGLLFARFMNRFLKGDNKINPLIGAAGVSAVPDSARVVHHEGLKSDPSNYLLMHAMAPNVAGVIGSAIAAGIILSFLG from the coding sequence ATGAAAAAAGTAATTTTAATATTCTGTGTTTTATCTTTATTGATCTTTATTAGACCTGTATTAGGCCTAAGCACAGATGCTAACCCAGATTCAATAAACGATACTACGGTTACTACAACGCAAGTTGATAAAGTAACACAAGTAGAAGGCGTTTTTGACGATGCGTTTAAAGGAATAAAAAAGTTTTACAGTTACACCGGATTTGCAAATACAACTTCAGGAAACTTAATTATGATTGTAATCGGAATTACATTTATTTACTTAGGTATTAAATTCGATTATGAGCCCTTACTTTTAATACCAATTGGTACTGGTGTTATATTGGGAAACATCCCCTTTGTAGCAGGAAATCAAACGGGTATTTACGAGACGGGATCTGTTCTTAACTATCTCTATTTCGGGGTCGTAAAAGGTATTTATCCGCCGTTAATTTTCTTAGGAATTGGAGCAATGACAGATTTTTCATCTTTAATTGCAAATCCAAAATTAATGCTTTTAGGTGCTGCAGCTCAAATTGGTGTGTTTGCTACGTTTATGGGAGCATTATACTTAGGATTTAATCTCCCTGAAGCTGGTGCAATCGGAATTATTGGTGGTGCCGATGGTCCTACCGCTATTTTCTTATCTTCAAAATTAGCAAACGGAGTGAATATAATGGCAGATGGTACTACGGTTAAAAACCTAATTGGCCCTATTGCAATTGCCGCTTATTCATACATGGCATTGGTTCCTGTAATTCAACCTCCATTAATGAGATTGTTAATCTCTAAAGAGGATAGAAAAATTAAAATGAAACCACCAAGAGCGGTTACTCAAAAAGAAAAAATGATTTTCCCGGTAGTTGCTTTATTGTTAACATTATTTATATCACCTAGTGCATTGCCATTATTAGGAATGTTATTCTTTGGAAACTTATTAAAAGAATCTGGAAGAACAGAGAGATTAGCAGATACGGCAAGAACTAAATTAATAGACATTGTAACCATTTTATTAGGTGTTACGGTAGGTGCTTCAACCCAGGCAGATATCTTTATTACAAAAGATTCACTATTGATATTTGGTTTAGGAGCAATCTCATTTGTAATAGCAACTTGTGGAGGTTTATTATTCGCAAGATTTATGAATAGATTCTTAAAAGGAGATAATAAAATTAATCCACTTATTGGTGCTGCAGGCGTATCTGCTGTTCCAGATAGTGCGCGTGTTGTACATCACGAAGGTTTAAAATCAGATCCAAGTAACTACTTATTAATGCATGCTATGGCACCAAATGTTGCTGGTGTAATAGGTTCTGCAATTGCTGCAGGTATTATTTTAAGTTTCTTAGGATAG
- a CDS encoding biotin/lipoyl-containing protein: MKSYKFKVNENGYTVNIKSHEDNIIQLEVNGTSYEVKMQEEVKKTKTPTLIRSASKQPSAPLQVNPKSAKTRIVAPIPGVVLSIDVKVGDTLKVGDRMLVLEAMKMENSIVCEKAGTITDIKISVGQQVLHDELMIELE, encoded by the coding sequence ATGAAAAGCTATAAATTTAAAGTAAACGAAAACGGCTATACCGTTAATATAAAATCTCATGAAGATAATATTATTCAGCTAGAAGTTAATGGAACATCTTATGAAGTAAAAATGCAGGAAGAGGTTAAAAAAACAAAGACTCCTACATTAATTAGATCTGCTTCTAAACAACCATCTGCACCATTACAAGTAAATCCAAAATCTGCAAAAACAAGAATTGTTGCTCCTATTCCTGGAGTAGTATTATCTATTGATGTAAAAGTTGGTGATACCTTAAAAGTAGGAGATAGAATGCTTGTCTTAGAGGCAATGAAAATGGAAAATAGCATTGTCTGTGAAAAAGCAGGTACTATTACTGATATAAAAATTAGTGTAGGACAACAAGTTCTGCATGATGAATTAATGATAGAACTAGAATAA